Within the Saccharomonospora amisosensis genome, the region CCTGATCGACAGCCACGTTGCGCGCCAGCGCACCCAGGTTCGTCTCGCAGGCAAGCAACGGCACCTGCGGGTGGTGGCGCGCGATCGCGTCGGCCGTGCCGTCCGTGGAGGCGTTGTCGGCGACGATCAGCGGCGCCGCGTCCGGCAGCGTGGTCATCACCTGCAGAGTCCGCAGCACCTCCTCGCGCCGGTTGTGGGTGATCAGCACGACGGTGACACGCGGCTCGCGGCTCATGTCAGCTCCCTGATCTGCGCTTCGACGTGCCGGGGAAGCCGCCTGCGCCTGCCGAGGGCGTGCGGCAGCCTGCGCAAAGCGCCCGCCGCGGCGGCAGGCTCGTTGAGCAACGGGCCGAGACTGCGCAGCAACTGCGGCACCGGCCTGCGCATCAGGGCGATCAACGCGTTGTTACGCAACTCCAGCCTGCGCCGCCACCGCGCGGGCGGCCGGGTCGTGGAGGGATGGTGGTGGGCCCGCAGTTGATCCACATAGCTCAGTGCCCATCCTGCTGCCGCAAGGTCGTAGGCGAGCAGCGTCTCCTCCGCCCCGAAGTGCAGCAGCTCGCTGAAGCCACCCACCTGGAGAAAGGCCTGCCTGCGCACGATCGCCGAGCAGGCGAGGAAGCCCAGCACCAGCGGGCCTGGCACATCCGGCGCGGTACCGAGCGGGCTGTCGGCCAGCAGCGCGCACACCGGGTCCGGCTCGGCCCGCGGCCCCACCAGCGTCGTCGCCGCGAGCAGGCCCACCCTGGGATAGGCGTCGAACAGCGTCTCCGCTCTCGGCAGCGCACCCTGTTCCCACCAGGAGTCGTCGTCACTGAACGCGACGTAGGGTGTCTCGGCGCGCCGCACCCCGATGTTGCGTGCCGCCACACCGGCGTTGCCTGCCAGGCTCACCAACCGCACTTCCGGAAAGTCCCGCCGTACCAGGGCCGCGGTGTCGTCGTATGAGCCGTTGTCCACCACGACGACAGGTGGCGTCGGCCGCAGCGCCCGCAACTCGCGCAACGACCGGTCCAGCTCGGCCGCGCGGTTTCGGGTCGCGATGACCACGGTGGTGCGCGCGTCGCTCATCCGAGAACCTCGCGAAGCAGCCCGGACACCAGTTCGGCACCGTCAGCGCGGCCACGCGCGGCCTCCCGCCGCCCGGCAGCCGAAAGGCACCACCGCCACCACGGTTCGAACGCCTCCGCGCCCGCGTCCTCGGCTGCCACCACCGCGGGCCAGTCGAGCGCGTGCCCCTGTGCGCTCACCTTGCCGCCGCCGGTGACCGGGTCGACGGCCAGCGCGGGCACCCCCGCCGACAGCGCGAGTACCAGGCCGTGCATCCGCGTGGTAACCACCACGTCCAGCCGTTCCACCAGCGACAGGAAGGCGTCAGGGGTCGCGCAGTGTCGCCAGTCGGCGGTCGCCAGCCGCGTCCGCAGCGGAATCCGCGCGCAGTCCAGTCCCTCGACCCAGGTCAGCAGCGCCTTGTGCACCTGTTCGTGCCTGCGCCGCTCGCCGTACTCCCGCTGGCCGGGCGCGAGCGCGATTCCCGCGACCGGTACCCGCGACGAGCGCGCCGAGACCGACAGATCGGGCGTGCCGCTCCCGTCGCCGTCCCTGGCGAGCACGCGGTGGAAGCCGGTGACCGCGGCAGCCGTCGGGTCGATCACCGACACCCCGACGGCGATGCGGCGGCAGCGTGCGTACCGCTCGTGCAGCCACTCCACCTGCTCACCGTGGGCGGGTCCACACGCGAACACCAGGTGCGTGTAGTGACCAGGGTCGGCATCGTCGAAATGGAGCACGCCAGGGCGGTATCCGGGACTCCACACCAGATCGGTTGGAACGCCTGCCGCACGCAGCGCGTCGGCGACACGGCGCATACTCAGCACGTCCCCTGCCGTGGCCTCACCGTGCAGGAAGCTCGGCCACCCTGTCACGAGCGCACGCATGCCGCGCGGACTACCCGTTACCCAAGGGTTTCACACCCGGCGGGCAGGGTAGCCGAGACGCCATGGCTAATCGGTTCGGGCACGCGCTGGTAACCGGCGGCGCCGGGTTCCTCGGCTCACAGCTGTGCGAACGGCTGCTGGGAAACGGCCACCGGGTGACCTGTGTGGACAGTTTCGCGACAGGAAGGCCGGACAACATCGCGCACCTACACGGGCATCCGCGGTTCGAGCTCGTCGAGCACGACATGACGCGACCGGTCGAAGGCAGCGCCGTACCAACCGATGTAGACCTGGTGTTCCACCTGGCCTCGGCGGCGTCGCCGAAGGACTACCAGCGACTCGCTATCGACACACTCCGCGTCGGCGCTCTCGGCACCGAGCACGCGCTGCGGCTTGCCGCCAACGCCGGTGCCCGGTTCCTGCTGACCTCCACCAGCGAGGTCTACGGTGACCCACTCGAGCATCCGCAACGCGAAACCTACTGGGGCAACGTGAATCCGATCGGTCCACGCAGCGTCTACGACGAGGCCAAGCGCTACGCCGAGGCACTCACCATGGCCTACCTGCGCGAGCACGGCACCAACGTGGCGATCGCGAGGGTGTTCAACACCTACGGGCCACGGATGCGGGCCGACGACGGCAGGGTCATCCCGGCCTTCATCACGCAGGCGCTGACAGGGCGACCGCTGACGGTGGCGGGGACCGGGGAGCAGACCCGCTCGGTGTGCTACGTCGACGACACCGTCGGCGGGCTGCTGAGCCTGGCATACAGTTCACTGCACGGCCCCGTGAACATCGGCAACCCTGACGAGCTTTCGGTGCGGCGCATAGCCGAGGAGATCCTTTCCCTGACGGGAGTGTCGGTGGCGGTCACGACGGTGGAAGGAGCTGTCGACGACCCCAGACGCCGCTGCCCGGACATCACCCTCGCCCGAGCAGAACTCGGCTGGCTGCCCAGTGTCGGGTTGCGGGAGGGGCTGAACCGCACCATCGCCTGGTTCGCCCGAAACGCCGTCGCCGACCACGTCTCAGCGTAGCCACCAACTCGGCCGTCACGTGTTCTCGTTCACAGCAAGTAGCGACGTCCTGGGGTTTTGCACCGCAACGGTTTAGTCGTCGCTGCGCCGGGTAGCGGTTTACTGGCGGTCGCGATCGCGACCGAACTGCCACAGCCGGGAGGTAACCAGGTGCGAATACTCGGCATCAACGCCGTTTTCCACGACCCGGCCGCCGCACTGGTGGTTGACGGCGAGATCGTCGCCGCAGCGGAAGAGGAGCGGTTCAGCAGGCGCAAGCACGGCAAGGAAGCCGTTCCGTTCTCGGCGTGGGAACAGCCACGGCACAGCGCCAACTGGTGCCTGCGGCACGCCGGTCTCGCGGCGTCCGACCTGGACGCGGTCGCCTACTCATACGATCCGACACTCGTCGACGAGACGCTGCCCGGAACCGACCAGGGCGGCTGGGAGAAACTGCGCACCCTCTACGCGCGCCGCGCACCCGCCTTCCTCAAGACGGCACTTCCCGGCCTGGACCCGGGCAAGGTGCGGTTCGTGCGGCACCACGTCGCGCACGCCGCCTCGGCCGCGCTGGCCGCGCCGTTCGGCGACTGCGCGGTGCTGACTTCCGACGGCCGCGGCGAGTCGGAGTCCTATGTGTCCGGTGAGTACCGGGAGGGAAAGTTCGTCGAGCTGGCGAACCAGCCGCTGCCCCACTCGCTCGGACTGACCTATGAGGACGTGACGCAACATCTGGGGTTCAAGCGTTCCAGCGACGAGTACAAGGTGATGGCGCTGGCCTCGTACGGCACGCCGAGATTCCTGCCGCGGCTGCGGGAGCACATCCACGCGGGTGCGGACGGTGGGTTTCGCACCGGCCCGATCGACTGGAGCCAGTTCGCCCCCGAACGGGCCCCCGAAGGCGAAATGCTGCCCGAACACGCCGACCTCGCCGCGAGCGTGCAGCGTGCCGTCGAGGACGTGCTGCTTGATCTCGCCCGCTGGCTGTACGAGCGCACCGGGCGCCGCGACCTGGCGATGGCGGGCGGAACCGCGCTGAACTGCGTGGCCAACACCCGGCTGCACGCGGAAAGCCCGTTCGAGCGGGTCTGGGTACAGCCCGCGGCGGGCGACGCCGGAACCGCACTGGGGGCCGCGCTGCAACTCGCGGCCGACCTCGGGGAGTCCACCCGGCCGATGCTGGCAGCCGACCTCGGCCGCGACTGGCCGGAGGAGGAGATACGGGAATGGCTCGACACCGCCAGGGTTGCCTACGAGCGGCCACGCGACATCGCCGAGACCGCGGCCGAAACACTCGCCGAGGACGGCATCGTGGCGTGGTTCCAGGGCCGCGCCGAGTTCGGCCCACGCGCGCTCGGCCACCGCTCCCTGCTCGCACATCCTGGCAGAGCGCAGAATCTCGAACGCCTCAACGATGTGAAGGGCCGCGAGCAGTTCCGCCCCGTCGCTCCGATGGTGCTGGCCGAAAGGGCGGCCGAGTTATTCACCCGCGGACCCGTTCCGAGTCCCTACATGCTGTTCGTGCACGACGTCGAACCCTCCTGGCGCGACCGCATCCCCGCGGTGACGCATGTGGACGGTACCGCCCGTATCCAGACCGTGGACGGTGACGCCGAACCGCTGCTCGCCAGGATGCTGCGCGGCTTCGAGCGGCGAACCGGGCTGCCAACCGTGGTCAACACCAGCCTCAACACCTCGGGGCGCCCGATGGTCGACGACCCCAGGGACGCGCTGGAATGCTTCGGATCCGCGCCGATCGACCTGCTCGCGATCGGACCGTTCGCCGTGCGGAGGACCGCGTGATGGGCAGCCGGAACGGGGCCGTCACCGTCGTCATCCCAACGACGGGCAGGGACAGCCTCGCCGCCCTGTTGCGTGCGCTCGACACCGCCACCGGCCCACCCCCCGCCGAGATTCTGGTGGTCGACGACCGCCCAGCGGGGCAACCGCTGCCGCTGCCTGCGACAAGGCTTGCGGTGCGCGTGCTGCGCTCCGGTGGCCGAGGGCCCGCGGCCGCGCGCAACACCGGCTGGCGGGCGGCGCGCACCGAGTGGGTCGCTTTCCTCGACGACGACGTGCTGCCCGACGACGACTGGCCGAGCGCGATCGCCGACGACCTCACCGGGCTCGACGACGATGTCGCGGCCTCCGTCGGCAGGATCGTCGTGCCGCTGCCGCGCGAGAGGCGGCCCACTGACGACGAGCGCGACACGCTGGCGCTGATCCGCTCGCGGTGGATCACCGCGGACATGGCATACCGGCGTGCGGTGCTGGTGGAGGCCGGTGGCTTCGACGAGCGATTCCCACGCGCCTACCGCGAGGACGCCGACCTCGCGTTGCGGGTGCGAAAGGCGGGTTACGCCATCGCCGAGGGTGCGCGGACCACCAACCACCCGCCGCGCAACGGTGACTTCTGGGCCAGCGTGCGCAGGCAGCGAGGAAACGCCGACAACGCGCTGATGCGCCGCAAACACGGCCCCGGCTGGCGCGCCAAGGCCGGAGAGGGCGGCGGCAGACTCGGCAGGCACGCGCTGACCACGCTCGCGGGTGCCGCCGGAGTCGGGCTGCTCGCCATGGGACGTACCGGACCCGCGGCCATGGCCTGCGGCATGTGGGCAGGCCTGACAACGCAGTTCGCGGGCAGGCGCGTGGCCGACGGTCCGCGCACGCCCGCCGAGATCGCCCGCATGGCCGTCACCAGCGCGGTTATCCCACCCGTCGCATGCGCGCACCGGCTGCGCGGTGAACTCGCCGCCAGCCGGCACAGTGCGGTGCTGTTCGATCGCGACGACACCCTCATCGAGGACGTCCCCTACCTCGACGACCCGGAGAAGGTACGGCCGATGCCTGGCGCGGAGCAGGCGCTGGACCTGCTTCGCGAGGCGGGCGTGCTGGTCGGCGTCGTCAGCAACCAGTCCGGAGTGGCTCGCGGGCACATCACACGCGAGGAGCTGTGGGCGGTAAACGAGCGGGTGGACGAGCTGCTGGGCCCGTTCCACGCGTGGCAGCTGTGCCCGCACGCGCCCGACGACGGCTGCGCGTGCCGCAAGCCGAAACCGGGGCTCGTGCTGCGCGCCGCGGGCGCCCTCGGGGTGCGCCCGCGGCGTTGCGTCGTCATCGGCGACATCGGCGCGGACGTGGCCGCTGCCGCGGCGGCAGGGGCGCAGGCCGTGCTCGTTCCAACCGCCCGCACCATGCCCGGCGAGATAGCGGAGAGCCGCCGCGACGCCCACGTCGCGGCGGACCTGCCTTCGGCCGCCCGGCTGGCCATGGAGTTGCTATGAGCGGCAGGGTCCTCGTCGCACGGCTCGACAGCGTGGGCGACGTCCTGCTGGCGGGCCCGTGTGTGCGCGCCGTCGCAGCGGGGTCCGAGCAGGTGACCCTGCTCGCGGGCCCGAGGGGCCGCGCGGCCGCGCGGCTACTTCCCGGCGTCGACGAAGTGATCGAGTGGTGCGCGCCGTGGATCGACCCCGATCCGCCCGAACTCACCGCCGAGTCGGTGGAAGCCCTCACCAAGCAGCTGCGCGACCTTCGGCTGGACGCGGCGCTGATCCTCACCTCGTTCCACCAGTCACCGCTGCCGCTGGCGGTTGTGCTTCGCATGGCTGGCGTGCCCTGGATAGGCGGAATCAGCGAGGACTATCCAGGGTCGCTGCTCGACCTGCGGCACCGCGTCGACGGCGACCCGCCAGAGGCACGGCGCGCGCTGTCGCTGGCGCGCGCCGCGGGGTACGAGCTGCCGGAGGGCGACAAGGGCCTGCTCGCGGTGCGGGGTCCGCTGCCCGACACCCGAGAGCTGGCCGGCCCGCCCGGCTACGTCGCCGTGCACGCGGCCGCATCAGTGCCCGCTCGGCAACCCACGGCTGAGCGGACCCGCGCCATCGTGCACGCGCTCGCCGAAGCGGGGCATCGCGTGGTGGTCACGGGATCGCAGGACGAGCGCGAGCTCACCGCCTTCGTGGCGGACTGTCGCGCCACGGACCTCGGCGGGGCCACCGACCTTCGCGAGCTGGCCTCCGTACTCGCCTCGGCCCGCGCCGTGGTGGCACCCAACACCGGCCCGGCACACCTGGCCGCCGCCGTTGGCACGCCGGTGGTGTCGCTGTTCGCGCCCGTCGTTCCCTCCGCCCGCTGGGCACCCGACGGCGTCGCGACGATCCTGCTCGGCGACCAGGAGGCCCCGTGCAAGGACACCAGGGCAAGGCGCTGCCCCTTCGAGGGGCACCCGTGCCTCGCGATCGACGCCACCGAGGTGGTCGACGCCGTCGCCACCCTCTGCAACGCGCACGACGACCGTCGCGTCGGCACAGGACCCACTGGAGGTGTGTCGTGATCGAAGAACACTTCACCGCACTGCACGGTGCGCTGGACAGGACGCGGACCGCGGTGCCGACGATCAAGGTGTGGGGTGCCCACCTCGCCACTGTGCTCGCCGACGGCGGCAGGTTGCTCGCCTGCGGCAACGGCGGCAGCGCCGCCGAGGCTCAGCACCTCACCGGCGAACTCGTCGGCAAGTTCCTCAGCGACCGGCAACCACTGTCAGCTATCGCGCTGCACGCCGACACCTCGGCAGGCACGGCGATCGTCAACGACTACGGCGAGCACGAGTTCTACGCGAGGCAGGTGCGCGCCCACGGCAGATCCGGTGACGTTCTGGTCGCGCTGTCCACAAGCGGCCGCAGCCAGAACGTGGTCGCCGCCGCGAAGGTCGCCCACGAGCTCGGCATGGTCACCTGGGCACTGACCGGCCCAGCGCCCAACCCGCTCACCGCACTGTGCGACGACGCTATCGCGGTGGAGGCCGGCAGCGTGGCGACGGTGCAGGAGGTGCACCTTGCGGTGGTGCACGCGCTGTGCACACGGATCGACGAGTCACTGGGGGCGCGGGCATGAGGCCGCTGGTCGTTGTCGGCGACGCGCTGCTCGACGTTGACGTCGAGGGCCGCAGTGACCGGCTGTGCCCGGAAGCTCCGGTTCCGGTCGTGGACGCCGAGGGCGAGTGGGTGCGACCTGGAGGGGCAGGCCTCGCGGCCGCGCTGCTGGCTACCCGGACGGCACCGCGGACGCTGCTGGTCACCGCACTCGGCGACGACGACACGGGGCGGCGCCTCGCCGAGTTGCTCGCCCACGACGTGCGGGTGCTGCGACTGCCGCTGGAAGGGGAGACGGTGCGCAAAACGCGGGTCAGGGCGGCAGGACAGTCGCTGGTGCGCCTCGACACCGGTGACGGGCGCGCGGCGCAGGCGCCGCTGCCCGCGAACGTCGAGCGGTCGCTTCGCGACGCGGGCGCCGTCCTGGTCTCCGACTACGGGCGGGGCGTGGCGGCCCACCGGGGGCTGCGGCGGCTGCTCACCGACCTGGCCAGGCGCATCCCCGTGGTGTGGGACCCGCACCCGAGAGGACCAGCTCCCGTGCCTGGGGCCACGCTCGTCACCCCCAACGATCGCGAGGCGCTGGGTTTCGTGCCCGGCTGCGGCGGACCCGAGCAGGCCGCCGCGACCTTGCGCCGGGAGTGGGCGTGCTCGGCGGCGGCGGTGACGGTCGGCGCGAACGGAGCCGTGCTCGCCGACGGCGACTCCGGCAGCGTCCGGATTCCGGTGCCGACCGGCGCGGCCGCGACCGGGCAGCGGCCGGACACCTGCGGGGCGGGCGACCGCTTCGCCAGCGCCGCCGCGGCGGCTCTGCTGGAGGGGGCCGACGTGACGCAAGCCGTACGTTCGGCGGTGGAGGCCGCGTCACGGTTCGTCGCCGCGGGCGGAGCGTCGGCACTTTCGGTTGAGGAATCCGCCCTGCCCCGCGTGGACGGCGACGCGTTCGATCTCGCCGAGCGGGTGCGCAGGCAGGGCGGCCGCCTCGTCGCCACCGGAGGCTGCTTCGACCTGCTGCACCCCGGACACGTGAGCCTGCTGAGGCAGGCGCGGTCCCTCGGTGACGCCCTCGTGGTCTGCCTGAACTCCGACGATTCGGTGCGCCGGTTGAAAGGCCCTGGCAGGCCGGTAGTGCCGGAGGCCGACCGAGCAAGGCTGCTGGCGGAGCTGGCCATTGTGGACGCCGTCGTTGTCTTCGACGAACCGGCTCCCAGCCAGGTGCTGAACCAGCTGCGGCCGGACGTCTGGGTCAAGGGCGACGACTACGCGGGTGCGGACCTGCCCGAGGCCGACGTGGTGCGCCGCCATGGCGGCGAGGTGGTGCTGGTGCCCACCGTGGACGGCTACTCAACCACCCGGCTGCTGCAGGACGCGGGCCGGTAGCGAATGCGGGAGGCAGACATGAACGTACTGATCACAGGCGGTTCCTCCGGGCTGGGCGCCGCGACGGTCGATGCGGTGCTCGCCGAAGGCGGCACCCCGCTCGTCATCGACAGGGCCGCTCCACCCGCCGATGTCCCGTACGCGCTGGCCGACCTCGCCGACACGCCGTCGGCGGAGAGCGCGGTGCGGGAACTGGCCGAGCGCGTGGGCGGCCTCGACGCGGTGTTCACGGCGGCGGGCATCGATTCGCCCGGCGCGCTTGGCGCGGTACCCGCCAAGGAGTGGGAGCGAGTGGTGCAGGTGAACCTGCTCGGTACGGCCGCGGTCGTACGCGCGGCGCTTCCCTACCTGGAGCGCTCCGGCGGCACCGTGGTCACCTGCGGGTCCACGCTGGGCCTTCGCTCGGTTTCCGACGCTACCGCCTACTGCGCTTCGAAGGCAGGCGTAGCCGCGTTCACCCGGGCACTCGCCGCGGAAACCGCGGGAAGGGTCGGGGTGACGCTGCTGGTCCCCGGCGGTATGGACACCGCGTTCTTCGACGGCCGCGACGAGCAGTACAAGCCGCCACCCGGCGCCAAGCTGAACCGACCGGAGGACGTCGCGGCCTCCGTGCTGCACGCGTTGCGCACCCCGGCGGGTTGCGAGGTGCGTGAGTTGGTGGTGTGCCATTCGGAAGAGGGCTCGTGGCCGTAACGCTGGTGCTGCGCGCGCTCGGGCTCGGCGACCTGCTGACCGCCGTGCCCGCACTGCGGGCGCTGCGCAGGCACCGGGAGCAGCGACTGGTGCTGGCTGCGCCCGCCGCGCTGGCGCCGCTGCTGCCGCTGACAGCGGCGGTGGACGAACTGCTTCCCACGCCCGGCCTCGGCGAGCTGCACTGGCAGGCCTCACCTCCCGACCTGGCGGTCAACCTGCACGGCAGCGGCCCGCAGAGCACCAGCGACCTGCTGGCCGCCCGTCCCCGCGCGCTGCTAACCCACCGC harbors:
- a CDS encoding HAD-IIIA family hydrolase, whose product is MGSRNGAVTVVIPTTGRDSLAALLRALDTATGPPPAEILVVDDRPAGQPLPLPATRLAVRVLRSGGRGPAAARNTGWRAARTEWVAFLDDDVLPDDDWPSAIADDLTGLDDDVAASVGRIVVPLPRERRPTDDERDTLALIRSRWITADMAYRRAVLVEAGGFDERFPRAYREDADLALRVRKAGYAIAEGARTTNHPPRNGDFWASVRRQRGNADNALMRRKHGPGWRAKAGEGGGRLGRHALTTLAGAAGVGLLAMGRTGPAAMACGMWAGLTTQFAGRRVADGPRTPAEIARMAVTSAVIPPVACAHRLRGELAASRHSAVLFDRDDTLIEDVPYLDDPEKVRPMPGAEQALDLLREAGVLVGVVSNQSGVARGHITREELWAVNERVDELLGPFHAWQLCPHAPDDGCACRKPKPGLVLRAAGALGVRPRRCVVIGDIGADVAAAAAAGAQAVLVPTARTMPGEIAESRRDAHVAADLPSAARLAMELL
- a CDS encoding D-sedoheptulose-7-phosphate isomerase, translating into MIEEHFTALHGALDRTRTAVPTIKVWGAHLATVLADGGRLLACGNGGSAAEAQHLTGELVGKFLSDRQPLSAIALHADTSAGTAIVNDYGEHEFYARQVRAHGRSGDVLVALSTSGRSQNVVAAAKVAHELGMVTWALTGPAPNPLTALCDDAIAVEAGSVATVQEVHLAVVHALCTRIDESLGARA
- a CDS encoding glycosyltransferase family 9 protein; the encoded protein is MSGRVLVARLDSVGDVLLAGPCVRAVAAGSEQVTLLAGPRGRAAARLLPGVDEVIEWCAPWIDPDPPELTAESVEALTKQLRDLRLDAALILTSFHQSPLPLAVVLRMAGVPWIGGISEDYPGSLLDLRHRVDGDPPEARRALSLARAAGYELPEGDKGLLAVRGPLPDTRELAGPPGYVAVHAAASVPARQPTAERTRAIVHALAEAGHRVVVTGSQDERELTAFVADCRATDLGGATDLRELASVLASARAVVAPNTGPAHLAAAVGTPVVSLFAPVVPSARWAPDGVATILLGDQEAPCKDTRARRCPFEGHPCLAIDATEVVDAVATLCNAHDDRRVGTGPTGGVS
- a CDS encoding carbamoyltransferase family protein, yielding MRILGINAVFHDPAAALVVDGEIVAAAEEERFSRRKHGKEAVPFSAWEQPRHSANWCLRHAGLAASDLDAVAYSYDPTLVDETLPGTDQGGWEKLRTLYARRAPAFLKTALPGLDPGKVRFVRHHVAHAASAALAAPFGDCAVLTSDGRGESESYVSGEYREGKFVELANQPLPHSLGLTYEDVTQHLGFKRSSDEYKVMALASYGTPRFLPRLREHIHAGADGGFRTGPIDWSQFAPERAPEGEMLPEHADLAASVQRAVEDVLLDLARWLYERTGRRDLAMAGGTALNCVANTRLHAESPFERVWVQPAAGDAGTALGAALQLAADLGESTRPMLAADLGRDWPEEEIREWLDTARVAYERPRDIAETAAETLAEDGIVAWFQGRAEFGPRALGHRSLLAHPGRAQNLERLNDVKGREQFRPVAPMVLAERAAELFTRGPVPSPYMLFVHDVEPSWRDRIPAVTHVDGTARIQTVDGDAEPLLARMLRGFERRTGLPTVVNTSLNTSGRPMVDDPRDALECFGSAPIDLLAIGPFAVRRTA
- a CDS encoding UDP-glucuronic acid decarboxylase family protein, encoding MANRFGHALVTGGAGFLGSQLCERLLGNGHRVTCVDSFATGRPDNIAHLHGHPRFELVEHDMTRPVEGSAVPTDVDLVFHLASAASPKDYQRLAIDTLRVGALGTEHALRLAANAGARFLLTSTSEVYGDPLEHPQRETYWGNVNPIGPRSVYDEAKRYAEALTMAYLREHGTNVAIARVFNTYGPRMRADDGRVIPAFITQALTGRPLTVAGTGEQTRSVCYVDDTVGGLLSLAYSSLHGPVNIGNPDELSVRRIAEEILSLTGVSVAVTTVEGAVDDPRRRCPDITLARAELGWLPSVGLREGLNRTIAWFARNAVADHVSA
- a CDS encoding glycosyltransferase family 2 protein, with translation MSDARTTVVIATRNRAAELDRSLRELRALRPTPPVVVVDNGSYDDTAALVRRDFPEVRLVSLAGNAGVAARNIGVRRAETPYVAFSDDDSWWEQGALPRAETLFDAYPRVGLLAATTLVGPRAEPDPVCALLADSPLGTAPDVPGPLVLGFLACSAIVRRQAFLQVGGFSELLHFGAEETLLAYDLAAAGWALSYVDQLRAHHHPSTTRPPARWRRRLELRNNALIALMRRPVPQLLRSLGPLLNEPAAAAGALRRLPHALGRRRRLPRHVEAQIRELT
- a CDS encoding SDR family oxidoreductase, with translation MNVLITGGSSGLGAATVDAVLAEGGTPLVIDRAAPPADVPYALADLADTPSAESAVRELAERVGGLDAVFTAAGIDSPGALGAVPAKEWERVVQVNLLGTAAVVRAALPYLERSGGTVVTCGSTLGLRSVSDATAYCASKAGVAAFTRALAAETAGRVGVTLLVPGGMDTAFFDGRDEQYKPPPGAKLNRPEDVAASVLHALRTPAGCEVRELVVCHSEEGSWP
- a CDS encoding polysaccharide pyruvyl transferase family protein, with the protein product MRALVTGWPSFLHGEATAGDVLSMRRVADALRAAGVPTDLVWSPGYRPGVLHFDDADPGHYTHLVFACGPAHGEQVEWLHERYARCRRIAVGVSVIDPTAAAVTGFHRVLARDGDGSGTPDLSVSARSSRVPVAGIALAPGQREYGERRRHEQVHKALLTWVEGLDCARIPLRTRLATADWRHCATPDAFLSLVERLDVVVTTRMHGLVLALSAGVPALAVDPVTGGGKVSAQGHALDWPAVVAAEDAGAEAFEPWWRWCLSAAGRREAARGRADGAELVSGLLREVLG
- a CDS encoding PfkB family carbohydrate kinase; this translates as MRPLVVVGDALLDVDVEGRSDRLCPEAPVPVVDAEGEWVRPGGAGLAAALLATRTAPRTLLVTALGDDDTGRRLAELLAHDVRVLRLPLEGETVRKTRVRAAGQSLVRLDTGDGRAAQAPLPANVERSLRDAGAVLVSDYGRGVAAHRGLRRLLTDLARRIPVVWDPHPRGPAPVPGATLVTPNDREALGFVPGCGGPEQAAATLRREWACSAAAVTVGANGAVLADGDSGSVRIPVPTGAAATGQRPDTCGAGDRFASAAAAALLEGADVTQAVRSAVEAASRFVAAGGASALSVEESALPRVDGDAFDLAERVRRQGGRLVATGGCFDLLHPGHVSLLRQARSLGDALVVCLNSDDSVRRLKGPGRPVVPEADRARLLAELAIVDAVVVFDEPAPSQVLNQLRPDVWVKGDDYAGADLPEADVVRRHGGEVVLVPTVDGYSTTRLLQDAGR